The Rhododendron vialii isolate Sample 1 chromosome 5a, ASM3025357v1 genome contains a region encoding:
- the LOC131326172 gene encoding mannan endo-1,4-beta-mannosidase 6 isoform X1 — protein MSADEHKFRFKTIFWDSIYMLFCLVFVAENLSYLVFSVNGYENLDRSDGELAYFSIKHGICEIGEMEDDAWTMVQKKGNQFVVNDQPFYINGFNTYWLMVFAVDQSTRGKVTEVFQQASSVGLTVGRTWAFNDGQWRALQKSPSVYDEEVFKALDFVVSEAKKYKIRLILSLTNNWDDYGGKAQYVKWGKAAGFNLTSDDDFFSHPTVKNYYKAHVKTVLNRVNTVTNITYKDDPTIFAWELMNEPRCASDPSGDKLQAWIEEMAVYVKSIDPKHLVEIGLEGFYGPSTPNKVQFNPNTAAQQVGIDFIRNHQVLGVDFASAHIYADSWVSEEISDAHIPFVKAWMQSHIEDAENALGMPVVFGEFGVSSKDSGYNTSFRNTLFSTVYKTLLNSTKKGGSGGGSLLWQLFPEATDYMDDGYAIVLSKSPSTSDIISLHSKRLTTFNSFCSWKCHWGCKKKHPLETFIYHDDL, from the exons ATGAGTGCTGATGAGCATAAGTTTCGATTCAAAACAATCTTTTGGGACAGCATATATATGCTGTTTTGTCTTGTGTTTGTTGCAGAAAATTTGAGTTACCTTGTTTTCAGTGTAAATGGGTATGAAAATTTGGATAGATCAGATGGTGAATTAGCATATTTTAGCATAAAACATGG GATTTGTGAAATTGGTGAAATGGAAGATGATGCATGGACCATGGTGCAGAAAAAGGGGAACCAGTTCGTTGTTAATGACCAACCTTTTTATATTAACGGATTCAACACATACTGGTTGATGGTATTTGCTGTGGATCAATCTACAAGAGGAAAAGTCACAGAAGTATTCCAACAAGCATCTTCTGTGGGTCTAACGGTTGGCCGTACTTGGGCTTTCAATGACGGCCAATGGCGAGCTCTTCAAAAATCGCCATCCGTTTATGATGAAGAAGTTTTCAAG GCCTTGGATTTTGTGGTCAGTGAAGCAAAGAAGTACAAGATCAGGCTCATATTGTCATTAACTAACAACTGGGATGACTATGGCGGCAAGGCCCAATACGTGAAATGGGGTAAAGCTGCTGGCTTCAATTTGACTTCAGATGATGACTTCTTCAGTCATCCAACTGTCAAAAACTACTACAAGGCCCATGTTAAG ACCGTGCTTAATAGAGTGAATACAGTCACTAACATTACTTACAAGGATGATCCAACAATATTCGCTTGGGAGCTAATGAATGAGCCAAGGTGTGCCTCGGATCCTTCCGGGGATAAACTGCAG GCATGGATAGAGGAAATGGCAGTCTATGTGAAGAGCATTGATCCAAAACATTTAGTGGAGATCGGGCTGGAAGGATTTTATGGTCCCTCGACACCTAACAAGGTTCAATTCAACCCAAATACAGCTGCTCAACAAGTTGGAATTGACTTCATCAGGAACCATCAGGTTCTTGGTGTTGATTTTGCTTCAGCTCATATTTATGCAGACAGTTG GGTTTCGGAGGAAATTTCCGATGCTCATATCCCATTTGTCAAGGCATGGATGCAATCCCACATTGAAGATGCCGAGAATGCCCTTGGCATGCCAGTTGTGTTTGGCGAGTTTGGTGTATCTTCAAAAGACTCAGGGTACAATACATCATTCCGGAACACCCTTTTCAGTACAGTGTACAAGACCCTCTTGAATTCCACTAAAAAAGGAGGGAGTGGGGGTGGAAGCCTTCTGTGGCAACTATTTCCTGAAGCGACAGATTACATGGACGATGGGTATGCAATTGTTCTTTCAAAGTCTCCTTCAACTTCCGACATTATATCTCTCCACTCCAAAAGGCTTACGACCTTCAACTCCTTTTGTTCTTGGAAATGCCACTGGGGTTGCAAGAAGAAGCATCCTTTAGAGACTTTCATCTACCATGATGATCTTTGA
- the LOC131326172 gene encoding mannan endo-1,4-beta-mannosidase 6 isoform X4, whose protein sequence is MSADEHKFRFKTIFWDSIYMLFCLVFVAENLSYLVFSVNGYENLDRSDGELAYFSIKHGICEIGEMEDDAWTMVQKKGNQFVVNDQPFYINGFNTYWLMVFAVDQSTRGKVTEVFQQASSVGLTVGRTWAFNDGQWRALQKSPSVYDEEVFKTVLNRVNTVTNITYKDDPTIFAWELMNEPRCASDPSGDKLQAWIEEMAVYVKSIDPKHLVEIGLEGFYGPSTPNKVQFNPNTAAQQVGIDFIRNHQVLGVDFASAHIYADSWVSEEISDAHIPFVKAWMQSHIEDAENALGMPVVFGEFGVSSKDSGYNTSFRNTLFSTVYKTLLNSTKKGGSGGGSLLWQLFPEATDYMDDGYAIVLSKSPSTSDIISLHSKRLTTFNSFCSWKCHWGCKKKHPLETFIYHDDL, encoded by the exons ATGAGTGCTGATGAGCATAAGTTTCGATTCAAAACAATCTTTTGGGACAGCATATATATGCTGTTTTGTCTTGTGTTTGTTGCAGAAAATTTGAGTTACCTTGTTTTCAGTGTAAATGGGTATGAAAATTTGGATAGATCAGATGGTGAATTAGCATATTTTAGCATAAAACATGG GATTTGTGAAATTGGTGAAATGGAAGATGATGCATGGACCATGGTGCAGAAAAAGGGGAACCAGTTCGTTGTTAATGACCAACCTTTTTATATTAACGGATTCAACACATACTGGTTGATGGTATTTGCTGTGGATCAATCTACAAGAGGAAAAGTCACAGAAGTATTCCAACAAGCATCTTCTGTGGGTCTAACGGTTGGCCGTACTTGGGCTTTCAATGACGGCCAATGGCGAGCTCTTCAAAAATCGCCATCCGTTTATGATGAAGAAGTTTTCAAG ACCGTGCTTAATAGAGTGAATACAGTCACTAACATTACTTACAAGGATGATCCAACAATATTCGCTTGGGAGCTAATGAATGAGCCAAGGTGTGCCTCGGATCCTTCCGGGGATAAACTGCAG GCATGGATAGAGGAAATGGCAGTCTATGTGAAGAGCATTGATCCAAAACATTTAGTGGAGATCGGGCTGGAAGGATTTTATGGTCCCTCGACACCTAACAAGGTTCAATTCAACCCAAATACAGCTGCTCAACAAGTTGGAATTGACTTCATCAGGAACCATCAGGTTCTTGGTGTTGATTTTGCTTCAGCTCATATTTATGCAGACAGTTG GGTTTCGGAGGAAATTTCCGATGCTCATATCCCATTTGTCAAGGCATGGATGCAATCCCACATTGAAGATGCCGAGAATGCCCTTGGCATGCCAGTTGTGTTTGGCGAGTTTGGTGTATCTTCAAAAGACTCAGGGTACAATACATCATTCCGGAACACCCTTTTCAGTACAGTGTACAAGACCCTCTTGAATTCCACTAAAAAAGGAGGGAGTGGGGGTGGAAGCCTTCTGTGGCAACTATTTCCTGAAGCGACAGATTACATGGACGATGGGTATGCAATTGTTCTTTCAAAGTCTCCTTCAACTTCCGACATTATATCTCTCCACTCCAAAAGGCTTACGACCTTCAACTCCTTTTGTTCTTGGAAATGCCACTGGGGTTGCAAGAAGAAGCATCCTTTAGAGACTTTCATCTACCATGATGATCTTTGA
- the LOC131326172 gene encoding mannan endo-1,4-beta-mannosidase 6 isoform X2 has protein sequence MSADEHKFRFKTIFWDSIYMLFCLVFVAENLSYLVFSVNGICEIGEMEDDAWTMVQKKGNQFVVNDQPFYINGFNTYWLMVFAVDQSTRGKVTEVFQQASSVGLTVGRTWAFNDGQWRALQKSPSVYDEEVFKALDFVVSEAKKYKIRLILSLTNNWDDYGGKAQYVKWGKAAGFNLTSDDDFFSHPTVKNYYKAHVKTVLNRVNTVTNITYKDDPTIFAWELMNEPRCASDPSGDKLQAWIEEMAVYVKSIDPKHLVEIGLEGFYGPSTPNKVQFNPNTAAQQVGIDFIRNHQVLGVDFASAHIYADSWVSEEISDAHIPFVKAWMQSHIEDAENALGMPVVFGEFGVSSKDSGYNTSFRNTLFSTVYKTLLNSTKKGGSGGGSLLWQLFPEATDYMDDGYAIVLSKSPSTSDIISLHSKRLTTFNSFCSWKCHWGCKKKHPLETFIYHDDL, from the exons ATGAGTGCTGATGAGCATAAGTTTCGATTCAAAACAATCTTTTGGGACAGCATATATATGCTGTTTTGTCTTGTGTTTGTTGCAGAAAATTTGAGTTACCTTGTTTTCAGTGTAAATGG GATTTGTGAAATTGGTGAAATGGAAGATGATGCATGGACCATGGTGCAGAAAAAGGGGAACCAGTTCGTTGTTAATGACCAACCTTTTTATATTAACGGATTCAACACATACTGGTTGATGGTATTTGCTGTGGATCAATCTACAAGAGGAAAAGTCACAGAAGTATTCCAACAAGCATCTTCTGTGGGTCTAACGGTTGGCCGTACTTGGGCTTTCAATGACGGCCAATGGCGAGCTCTTCAAAAATCGCCATCCGTTTATGATGAAGAAGTTTTCAAG GCCTTGGATTTTGTGGTCAGTGAAGCAAAGAAGTACAAGATCAGGCTCATATTGTCATTAACTAACAACTGGGATGACTATGGCGGCAAGGCCCAATACGTGAAATGGGGTAAAGCTGCTGGCTTCAATTTGACTTCAGATGATGACTTCTTCAGTCATCCAACTGTCAAAAACTACTACAAGGCCCATGTTAAG ACCGTGCTTAATAGAGTGAATACAGTCACTAACATTACTTACAAGGATGATCCAACAATATTCGCTTGGGAGCTAATGAATGAGCCAAGGTGTGCCTCGGATCCTTCCGGGGATAAACTGCAG GCATGGATAGAGGAAATGGCAGTCTATGTGAAGAGCATTGATCCAAAACATTTAGTGGAGATCGGGCTGGAAGGATTTTATGGTCCCTCGACACCTAACAAGGTTCAATTCAACCCAAATACAGCTGCTCAACAAGTTGGAATTGACTTCATCAGGAACCATCAGGTTCTTGGTGTTGATTTTGCTTCAGCTCATATTTATGCAGACAGTTG GGTTTCGGAGGAAATTTCCGATGCTCATATCCCATTTGTCAAGGCATGGATGCAATCCCACATTGAAGATGCCGAGAATGCCCTTGGCATGCCAGTTGTGTTTGGCGAGTTTGGTGTATCTTCAAAAGACTCAGGGTACAATACATCATTCCGGAACACCCTTTTCAGTACAGTGTACAAGACCCTCTTGAATTCCACTAAAAAAGGAGGGAGTGGGGGTGGAAGCCTTCTGTGGCAACTATTTCCTGAAGCGACAGATTACATGGACGATGGGTATGCAATTGTTCTTTCAAAGTCTCCTTCAACTTCCGACATTATATCTCTCCACTCCAAAAGGCTTACGACCTTCAACTCCTTTTGTTCTTGGAAATGCCACTGGGGTTGCAAGAAGAAGCATCCTTTAGAGACTTTCATCTACCATGATGATCTTTGA
- the LOC131326172 gene encoding mannan endo-1,4-beta-mannosidase 6 isoform X3, translating into MECEEDLDEMGRDVCRCRICEIGEMEDDAWTMVQKKGNQFVVNDQPFYINGFNTYWLMVFAVDQSTRGKVTEVFQQASSVGLTVGRTWAFNDGQWRALQKSPSVYDEEVFKALDFVVSEAKKYKIRLILSLTNNWDDYGGKAQYVKWGKAAGFNLTSDDDFFSHPTVKNYYKAHVKTVLNRVNTVTNITYKDDPTIFAWELMNEPRCASDPSGDKLQAWIEEMAVYVKSIDPKHLVEIGLEGFYGPSTPNKVQFNPNTAAQQVGIDFIRNHQVLGVDFASAHIYADSWVSEEISDAHIPFVKAWMQSHIEDAENALGMPVVFGEFGVSSKDSGYNTSFRNTLFSTVYKTLLNSTKKGGSGGGSLLWQLFPEATDYMDDGYAIVLSKSPSTSDIISLHSKRLTTFNSFCSWKCHWGCKKKHPLETFIYHDDL; encoded by the exons ATGGAATGTGAAGAAGACTTGGATGAAATGGGAAGAGACGTATGCAGATGCAG GATTTGTGAAATTGGTGAAATGGAAGATGATGCATGGACCATGGTGCAGAAAAAGGGGAACCAGTTCGTTGTTAATGACCAACCTTTTTATATTAACGGATTCAACACATACTGGTTGATGGTATTTGCTGTGGATCAATCTACAAGAGGAAAAGTCACAGAAGTATTCCAACAAGCATCTTCTGTGGGTCTAACGGTTGGCCGTACTTGGGCTTTCAATGACGGCCAATGGCGAGCTCTTCAAAAATCGCCATCCGTTTATGATGAAGAAGTTTTCAAG GCCTTGGATTTTGTGGTCAGTGAAGCAAAGAAGTACAAGATCAGGCTCATATTGTCATTAACTAACAACTGGGATGACTATGGCGGCAAGGCCCAATACGTGAAATGGGGTAAAGCTGCTGGCTTCAATTTGACTTCAGATGATGACTTCTTCAGTCATCCAACTGTCAAAAACTACTACAAGGCCCATGTTAAG ACCGTGCTTAATAGAGTGAATACAGTCACTAACATTACTTACAAGGATGATCCAACAATATTCGCTTGGGAGCTAATGAATGAGCCAAGGTGTGCCTCGGATCCTTCCGGGGATAAACTGCAG GCATGGATAGAGGAAATGGCAGTCTATGTGAAGAGCATTGATCCAAAACATTTAGTGGAGATCGGGCTGGAAGGATTTTATGGTCCCTCGACACCTAACAAGGTTCAATTCAACCCAAATACAGCTGCTCAACAAGTTGGAATTGACTTCATCAGGAACCATCAGGTTCTTGGTGTTGATTTTGCTTCAGCTCATATTTATGCAGACAGTTG GGTTTCGGAGGAAATTTCCGATGCTCATATCCCATTTGTCAAGGCATGGATGCAATCCCACATTGAAGATGCCGAGAATGCCCTTGGCATGCCAGTTGTGTTTGGCGAGTTTGGTGTATCTTCAAAAGACTCAGGGTACAATACATCATTCCGGAACACCCTTTTCAGTACAGTGTACAAGACCCTCTTGAATTCCACTAAAAAAGGAGGGAGTGGGGGTGGAAGCCTTCTGTGGCAACTATTTCCTGAAGCGACAGATTACATGGACGATGGGTATGCAATTGTTCTTTCAAAGTCTCCTTCAACTTCCGACATTATATCTCTCCACTCCAAAAGGCTTACGACCTTCAACTCCTTTTGTTCTTGGAAATGCCACTGGGGTTGCAAGAAGAAGCATCCTTTAGAGACTTTCATCTACCATGATGATCTTTGA
- the LOC131326173 gene encoding eukaryotic translation initiation factor 2 subunit beta-like isoform X1, whose protein sequence is MEEDTPIEAKEDISEIAPFDPTKKKKKKKPVIQDAGDDNTDKLAENIENLSISEGVENAFIGLKKKKKKPVETNPLDDEIIDNEEDLDEENVVAEDEEGDGIVLQQQYPWEGSDRDYDYEELLSRVFHILRENNPELAGDRRRTVMRPPQVLREGTKKTVFVNFMDLCKTMHRQPEHVMTFLLAEMGTSGSLDGQQRLVIKGRFAPKNFEGILRRYINEYVICNGCKSPDTILSKENRLFFLRCEQCGSGRSVAPIKAGFVARVGRRKAGT, encoded by the exons ATGGAAGAAGATACTCCCATAGAAGCAAAAGAAGACATCTCAGAA ATTGCACCATTTGATCCtactaagaagaagaagaaaaagaagccaGTTATACAGGATGCTGGGGATGATAACACTGACAAGTTAGCTGAGAATATAGAAAACCTGTCAA TTTCTGAGGGGGTTGAAAATGCTTTCATtggtttgaaaaagaagaagaagaaacca GTAGAAACTAATCCTTTGGATGACGAGATCATTGATAACGAAGAGGATTTAGATG AAGAAAATGTTGTGGCTGAGGATGAAGAAGGGGATGGAATCGTTTTGCAGCAACAGTATCCATGGGAAGGAAGTGACCGAGACTATGATTATGAGGAG CTCCTAAGCAGGGTGTTCCATATCCTCCGGGAGAACAATCCAGAGCTTGCTGGAGACAGGCGTAGAACTGTCATGAGGCCACCACAAGTACTTCGAGAAGGCACAAAGAAGACTGTCTTTGTGAATTTTATGGATCTGTGCAAGAC GATGCATAGGCAGCCAGAGCATGTCATGACTTTCTTGCTCGCTGAGATGGGAACAAGTGGATCTCTTGATGGACAGCAGAGATTGGTTATCAAGGGCAGATTTGCTCCTAAAAACTTTGAAGGGATTCTTCGTAGATACATCA ATGAGTACGTCATATGCAATGGCTGCAAAAGTCCAGATACAATCCTTTCCAAAGAGAATCGTCTCTTCTTTCTCAGATGTGAGCAG TGTGGCTCTGGGCGGTCTGTAGCTCCAATCAAGGCTGGTTTTGTTGCTCGGGTTGGGCGTCGGAAAGCTGGGACATGA
- the LOC131326173 gene encoding eukaryotic translation initiation factor 2 subunit beta-like isoform X2, protein MEEDTPIEAKEDISEIAPFDPTKKKKKKKPVIQDAGDDNTDKLAENIENLSISEGVENAFIGLKKKKKKPVETNPLDDEIIDNEEDLDENVVAEDEEGDGIVLQQQYPWEGSDRDYDYEELLSRVFHILRENNPELAGDRRRTVMRPPQVLREGTKKTVFVNFMDLCKTMHRQPEHVMTFLLAEMGTSGSLDGQQRLVIKGRFAPKNFEGILRRYINEYVICNGCKSPDTILSKENRLFFLRCEQCGSGRSVAPIKAGFVARVGRRKAGT, encoded by the exons ATGGAAGAAGATACTCCCATAGAAGCAAAAGAAGACATCTCAGAA ATTGCACCATTTGATCCtactaagaagaagaagaaaaagaagccaGTTATACAGGATGCTGGGGATGATAACACTGACAAGTTAGCTGAGAATATAGAAAACCTGTCAA TTTCTGAGGGGGTTGAAAATGCTTTCATtggtttgaaaaagaagaagaagaaacca GTAGAAACTAATCCTTTGGATGACGAGATCATTGATAACGAAGAGGATTTAGATG AAAATGTTGTGGCTGAGGATGAAGAAGGGGATGGAATCGTTTTGCAGCAACAGTATCCATGGGAAGGAAGTGACCGAGACTATGATTATGAGGAG CTCCTAAGCAGGGTGTTCCATATCCTCCGGGAGAACAATCCAGAGCTTGCTGGAGACAGGCGTAGAACTGTCATGAGGCCACCACAAGTACTTCGAGAAGGCACAAAGAAGACTGTCTTTGTGAATTTTATGGATCTGTGCAAGAC GATGCATAGGCAGCCAGAGCATGTCATGACTTTCTTGCTCGCTGAGATGGGAACAAGTGGATCTCTTGATGGACAGCAGAGATTGGTTATCAAGGGCAGATTTGCTCCTAAAAACTTTGAAGGGATTCTTCGTAGATACATCA ATGAGTACGTCATATGCAATGGCTGCAAAAGTCCAGATACAATCCTTTCCAAAGAGAATCGTCTCTTCTTTCTCAGATGTGAGCAG TGTGGCTCTGGGCGGTCTGTAGCTCCAATCAAGGCTGGTTTTGTTGCTCGGGTTGGGCGTCGGAAAGCTGGGACATGA